In Desulfofundulus kuznetsovii DSM 6115, the following are encoded in one genomic region:
- a CDS encoding CoB--CoM heterodisulfide reductase iron-sulfur subunit B family protein: MKIPYFPGCTLYNKARGLDNSTRASLAALGVELAELSRWTCCGTVFPLARDNYMGMVAAARILAGVAGEGEDRLLTVCSFCYNVLKRVNYEMQHNPEARQKLNDYLEENYTGEIQVVHPLEICKEDVGFNAIQAKTSRNLKGLKVACYYGCMLVRPALEMGFDDPENPTVMEELVAALGAEVVEYPHKTTCCGSYQVLHENDLVRQRVRDILNSAAAKGAEAIITSCPLCQFNLDWLQGKILEQDAGFRQIPVLYFTQLLGVALELPRESLGLEQHYVDPRPLLLGA; the protein is encoded by the coding sequence ATGAAAATACCATACTTTCCGGGATGTACGCTATACAATAAAGCAAGAGGTCTGGATAATTCCACCCGGGCCTCCCTGGCCGCCCTGGGGGTGGAGCTGGCGGAGCTGTCCCGGTGGACCTGCTGCGGAACGGTGTTTCCCCTGGCCCGGGATAATTACATGGGCATGGTGGCAGCGGCGCGTATTCTGGCCGGTGTCGCCGGAGAAGGAGAAGACAGGCTGCTTACGGTCTGCTCCTTCTGCTATAACGTTCTAAAACGGGTAAATTATGAAATGCAGCATAATCCGGAGGCCAGGCAAAAGCTCAATGATTACCTGGAAGAAAATTATACCGGGGAAATACAGGTGGTCCATCCACTGGAAATTTGCAAAGAAGACGTGGGGTTTAACGCTATACAGGCCAAAACGAGCCGCAACCTGAAAGGCCTAAAAGTGGCCTGTTATTACGGCTGCATGCTTGTGCGGCCCGCTCTGGAGATGGGTTTTGATGATCCGGAGAACCCCACCGTCATGGAAGAGCTGGTCGCCGCCCTTGGCGCGGAAGTGGTGGAATACCCCCATAAAACCACCTGCTGTGGCTCCTACCAGGTGCTGCACGAAAATGACCTGGTGAGGCAAAGGGTACGGGACATTCTCAACTCCGCCGCTGCCAAAGGGGCGGAAGCAATCATCACCAGTTGCCCCCTGTGCCAGTTCAACCTGGACTGGCTGCAGGGAAAAATCCTGGAACAAGACGCCGGCTTTCGCCAGATCCCCGTCCTGTATTTCACCCAGCTTCTGGGGGTGGCCCTGGAACTCCCCCGGGAAAGCCTGGGACTGGAACAGCATTACGTAGATCCCCGGCCTTTATTGCTGGGGGCATAA
- a CDS encoding 4Fe-4S dicluster domain-containing protein, whose amino-acid sequence MAVELSNKMSREIIERIKEISGQDPYLCMQCGTCSAGCTGREVMELLPRQVMRLLQLGDARALHCRSIWVCSTCLLCTARCPRGIDLARLMEALRVINLRSGGEVLVAEKIPVELLTRVPQMALTSGFRKLSA is encoded by the coding sequence ATGGCTGTGGAACTATCAAACAAAATGAGCCGGGAGATTATTGAGCGTATTAAGGAAATCAGCGGGCAGGACCCGTATTTATGCATGCAGTGCGGCACCTGCAGTGCGGGATGTACGGGCAGGGAGGTCATGGAACTGTTGCCCCGGCAGGTCATGCGCCTGCTCCAGCTGGGTGACGCCCGGGCCCTGCACTGCCGCTCCATCTGGGTCTGCAGCACCTGTTTGCTCTGTACCGCCCGCTGCCCGCGGGGTATAGATCTGGCCCGGTTAATGGAAGCCCTGCGGGTAATCAACCTGCGTTCGGGCGGGGAAGTGCTGGTTGCAGAGAAAATACCGGTGGAATTGCTCACCCGGGTTCCCCAGATGGCCCTGACCAGCGGTTTTCGCAAGCTGAGCGCTTGA
- a CDS encoding aconitate hydratase, which yields MGYNLTQKILLNHLVSGTMQPGREIAIRIDQTLTQDATGTMAYLQFEAMGIPRVKTELSVSYVDHNTLQTGFENADDHRFLQSTAAKYGAYFSRAGNGICHQVHLERFGVPGKTLLGSDSHTPTAGGLGMLAIGVGGLDVAVAMGGGPFHMIMPGVVNIRLHGRLAPWATAKDVILEVLRRLTVKGGVGKILEYGGEGVKSLTVPERATITNMGAETGATTSIFPSDEVTRAFLRAQGREEVWVELGPDPDAAYDEVLDIDLSTLEPLVACPHSPDNVKPVREVGPLAVDQVVIGSCTNSSYLDLMKVAAILKGKVVHPRVSLVIAPGSRQVLTMLAQNGALADLVAAGARILECACGPCIGMGQAPPSGGVSVRTINRNFKGRSGTADARVYLASPETAAATALTGRLTDPRELGDPPVIALPERFHVDDRMIIPPADNPDNVEIVRGPNIKPLPVAEPLPRSIEGRVLLKVGDNITTDHIMPAGARVLPLRSNIPAMAEYVFAAVDPSFPRRAREAGGGIIVGGENYGQGSSREHAALVPMYLGVKAVLAKSFARIHRDNLINFGILPLTFIEPADYDRLEQDDVLQIDQLHRALQEGAELEVKNVTRNITFKVRAQLTPRQVEIILAGGLLNHTRRG from the coding sequence ATGGGCTATAATCTCACCCAGAAGATCCTGCTCAATCACCTGGTTTCCGGTACCATGCAACCGGGTCGGGAGATCGCCATCAGGATAGATCAAACCCTTACCCAGGATGCTACCGGTACCATGGCTTACCTGCAGTTTGAAGCTATGGGCATTCCCCGGGTAAAAACGGAGCTTTCCGTATCTTACGTGGATCACAACACCCTGCAGACCGGCTTTGAAAATGCCGACGACCACCGGTTCTTACAAAGTACGGCAGCTAAATACGGGGCTTATTTCTCCAGGGCGGGTAACGGCATCTGCCACCAGGTTCACCTGGAAAGGTTCGGCGTACCCGGCAAAACCCTGCTGGGATCGGACAGCCATACCCCTACGGCCGGGGGCCTGGGCATGCTGGCCATTGGGGTGGGCGGCCTGGACGTGGCGGTGGCCATGGGGGGAGGTCCTTTCCATATGATTATGCCCGGGGTGGTCAACATCCGGCTGCACGGCCGGCTGGCGCCGTGGGCCACGGCCAAGGACGTGATTCTGGAGGTTTTACGCCGCCTTACCGTTAAGGGTGGGGTGGGCAAGATCCTGGAGTACGGCGGGGAAGGGGTTAAATCCCTGACCGTGCCTGAGCGGGCTACCATCACCAACATGGGGGCGGAGACGGGAGCCACCACTTCCATCTTCCCCAGTGATGAAGTAACCAGGGCCTTTTTACGGGCCCAGGGCCGGGAAGAGGTCTGGGTGGAACTGGGGCCGGACCCGGATGCTGCGTATGATGAAGTGCTGGATATTGATTTAAGCACCCTGGAGCCCCTGGTGGCCTGCCCCCACAGTCCCGACAATGTAAAGCCCGTGCGCGAGGTGGGGCCGCTGGCCGTGGACCAGGTGGTCATCGGCAGCTGTACCAACTCTTCTTACCTGGACCTGATGAAGGTTGCGGCCATTCTCAAGGGGAAAGTGGTGCATCCCCGGGTGAGTCTCGTTATCGCCCCCGGCTCCCGGCAGGTTCTCACCATGCTGGCACAAAACGGTGCCCTGGCGGATCTGGTGGCCGCCGGTGCCCGGATCCTGGAGTGCGCCTGCGGGCCGTGCATTGGCATGGGGCAGGCCCCCCCTTCCGGCGGGGTTTCGGTGCGGACCATCAACCGGAACTTCAAGGGGCGCAGCGGTACGGCCGATGCCCGGGTGTACCTGGCAAGCCCGGAGACTGCGGCAGCAACTGCCCTCACGGGCAGGCTGACCGACCCGAGGGAACTGGGCGACCCTCCGGTAATTGCGCTGCCTGAAAGATTCCATGTGGATGACCGCATGATCATACCCCCTGCTGATAACCCGGATAACGTGGAAATCGTGCGCGGTCCAAACATAAAGCCCCTGCCGGTGGCTGAACCTCTACCCCGGAGCATAGAGGGCCGGGTGCTCCTTAAGGTAGGCGACAACATCACTACGGACCACATTATGCCGGCCGGGGCCAGGGTATTGCCCCTGCGTTCCAATATCCCGGCCATGGCCGAGTATGTTTTTGCCGCCGTGGATCCTTCTTTCCCCCGCAGAGCCAGGGAGGCCGGAGGCGGGATTATCGTGGGCGGGGAAAATTACGGCCAGGGCTCCAGCCGGGAGCACGCCGCGCTTGTTCCCATGTACCTGGGTGTGAAAGCCGTGCTGGCCAAATCCTTTGCCCGCATTCACCGGGACAACCTGATCAACTTTGGCATTCTGCCCCTCACCTTCATTGAGCCTGCAGATTACGACAGGTTGGAGCAGGACGACGTGCTGCAGATCGATCAGCTACACCGGGCCCTGCAAGAAGGAGCGGAACTGGAAGTTAAAAACGTCACCCGCAACATAACCTTTAAAGTCCGGGCGCAGCTAACGCCCCGACAGGTGGAGATCATCCTGGCGGGAGGTTTGCTTAATCATACGCGCAGGGGCTAG
- a CDS encoding FAD-binding protein, with protein sequence MGYPIEMQESIRKLEATRAFRLQQEIPRLTPEEKTRLLEQCHPDFRPDGMRPVRVGPNKGQRMQNELVDLLEAYSRIDPDRVDLSRIDYDVDVLVVGGGGGGATAALIAHENGARVLLTTKLRLGDANTMMAEGGIAAATQPNDSPYLHFLDTIGGGRFQNKRELVWALVHDAPLIVEWLKDLGAMFDTHPNGDLVVSFAGGHCRRRVHSCKDLSGMEFMRVIRDELWNRRVEVLEFSPAVELLLDERGRCAGAILMNLETREHIIVRAKAVILATGGIGRLHPNKFPTTNHYGATADGLVIAYRAGARLLHMDAIQYHPTGAAWPEQMLGQLITEALRGNGAQLVNVHGERFINELETRDVTSSAIIREVRDRKNGVRTPTGMEGVWLDTPLIDIRGGEGKLDRMFAGIVHRFREYGIDVHKEPILVFPTQHYQNGGIEIDPEGRTDIPGLFAAGEVAGGVQGRNRLGGNSLVDIFVFGRRAGQAAALFAREGPSPGKLTLEHVRRYHRELAAEGIEKGRVSPLLLPDYTRPEVKERRYS encoded by the coding sequence GTGGGCTATCCCATAGAAATGCAGGAATCAATTCGCAAACTGGAAGCTACCCGTGCCTTTCGCCTCCAGCAGGAAATTCCGCGCCTGACGCCGGAAGAGAAAACCCGCCTGCTCGAGCAATGCCACCCCGACTTCCGTCCGGATGGGATGCGGCCGGTAAGGGTGGGTCCCAATAAAGGCCAGCGCATGCAAAATGAACTGGTGGATCTCCTGGAGGCCTACAGCCGTATTGACCCGGATCGTGTGGACCTCAGCCGTATAGATTACGATGTGGATGTCCTGGTGGTGGGCGGGGGTGGCGGGGGAGCAACTGCCGCCCTCATTGCCCACGAAAATGGAGCGCGGGTGCTCCTGACCACCAAGCTGAGGTTGGGCGATGCCAATACCATGATGGCGGAAGGAGGTATTGCCGCCGCCACCCAGCCCAATGACTCTCCCTATTTGCATTTTCTGGATACCATTGGCGGAGGAAGGTTCCAGAATAAGCGGGAGCTGGTCTGGGCGCTGGTACACGATGCGCCCCTGATCGTGGAATGGCTGAAGGACCTGGGGGCCATGTTTGATACCCACCCGAACGGGGATCTGGTGGTATCCTTTGCCGGGGGGCACTGCCGCCGCCGGGTGCACTCCTGCAAGGACTTAAGCGGTATGGAATTTATGCGGGTCATTCGCGATGAGCTGTGGAACAGAAGGGTGGAGGTGCTGGAATTCAGTCCCGCGGTGGAACTTTTGCTGGACGAAAGAGGCCGCTGTGCGGGGGCCATTTTGATGAACCTGGAGACCCGCGAGCACATCATTGTCCGGGCTAAAGCGGTTATCCTGGCTACCGGCGGCATTGGCCGCCTGCACCCCAATAAATTCCCTACCACGAACCACTACGGTGCCACTGCCGACGGGCTGGTGATTGCTTACCGGGCCGGAGCCCGCCTTTTGCACATGGACGCCATTCAGTACCACCCTACCGGTGCCGCCTGGCCGGAGCAGATGTTGGGCCAGCTGATCACCGAGGCCCTGCGGGGCAACGGTGCCCAGCTGGTGAACGTACACGGGGAAAGGTTTATCAACGAACTGGAAACCCGCGACGTAACCTCTTCGGCGATCATCCGGGAAGTGCGGGACAGGAAAAATGGGGTACGCACACCTACGGGCATGGAGGGGGTGTGGCTGGATACACCTCTAATTGATATCCGCGGTGGAGAAGGAAAACTGGACCGGATGTTTGCCGGCATAGTGCACCGGTTTCGCGAATATGGTATCGACGTCCACAAAGAGCCCATCCTTGTCTTTCCAACTCAGCATTACCAGAATGGTGGCATCGAGATCGATCCGGAAGGGAGAACAGATATACCCGGCCTTTTTGCGGCCGGCGAGGTGGCGGGAGGGGTGCAGGGCAGGAACCGCCTGGGCGGGAACTCCCTGGTGGACATTTTTGTCTTTGGCCGGCGGGCCGGACAGGCAGCGGCGCTTTTTGCCAGGGAGGGTCCTTCACCTGGAAAGCTTACGCTGGAACACGTGCGCCGTTATCATCGGGAACTGGCTGCCGAAGGCATTGAAAAGGGGCGCGTCTCACCGCTGTTGCTTCCCGATTATACCCGTCCCGAAGTCAAAGAGCGTCGCTATAGTTAA
- a CDS encoding 4Fe-4S dicluster domain-containing protein: MGESLIPIYIMGKRYEVPEGLTIMKALEWAGYQLIRGCGCRGGFCGACATVYRVPGNFRIQVGLACQTPVTPHMTLMQLPYFPVNKAIYDLDKVGSPLETLLQLYPEAARCLGCNTCTSVCPQKLQPMYYVAAALRGDFARAAELSFDCIMCGLCAARCPAQLVPYNIAIFVRRYYSKHMRPKPQHLKDRVAEIRAGLHDQALAGIAAASEEELKKLYLKREFEKL; the protein is encoded by the coding sequence GTGGGAGAGTCGTTAATTCCAATTTACATCATGGGGAAGCGCTACGAGGTACCAGAAGGGCTTACTATTATGAAGGCCCTGGAATGGGCGGGTTACCAGCTTATCCGCGGCTGTGGCTGCCGGGGCGGTTTCTGCGGCGCCTGTGCCACGGTATACCGGGTGCCCGGCAACTTCCGGATACAGGTCGGTTTGGCCTGCCAGACGCCGGTTACACCCCATATGACCCTCATGCAATTGCCCTACTTCCCGGTCAATAAAGCCATTTATGACCTGGATAAAGTGGGTTCACCTTTAGAAACTCTACTGCAGCTTTACCCCGAAGCCGCCCGCTGCCTGGGGTGCAACACCTGCACCAGCGTTTGTCCGCAGAAATTACAGCCCATGTATTACGTGGCGGCGGCGCTGCGGGGGGATTTTGCCCGGGCGGCGGAACTGTCCTTTGATTGCATTATGTGCGGCCTCTGTGCCGCCCGCTGTCCGGCCCAGCTGGTGCCGTACAACATTGCCATCTTTGTCCGCCGTTACTACAGCAAACATATGAGGCCCAAACCCCAACACCTGAAGGACCGTGTGGCTGAAATCCGGGCGGGCCTGCACGATCAGGCTCTGGCCGGGATTGCCGCTGCCAGTGAAGAAGAGTTGAAGAAGCTCTATTTAAAACGGGAATTTGAAAAGCTATAA
- a CDS encoding isocitrate/isopropylmalate dehydrogenase family protein, translating to MYRITLIPGDGIGPDITAATKTVLAATGVDIQWEEKLAGETALREYGELLPEDTLASIRKNKVALKGPLTTPVGTGFRSVNVALRKEFDLFANLRPARTYQGVKSRYDNVDLVVVRENTEDLYAGIEHMVGEDAAESIKIITRRGAERIVRFAFEYAVREGRKKVTVVHKANIMKCTDGLFLAVARKVAENYPQIEFEDRIVDNMCMQLVQKPELYDVLVMPNLYGDIISDLCAGLVGGLGMAPGANIGTDIAIFEPVHGSAPKYAGQNRVNPSAMILSAVMMLKYLGEKEAAARVEQALAEVISEGRVVTYDLGGSASTSEMAGAIVDKMSG from the coding sequence ATGTACCGCATCACCCTGATTCCCGGAGACGGCATTGGTCCCGATATCACGGCGGCTACCAAGACGGTCCTGGCCGCTACCGGGGTGGATATTCAGTGGGAGGAAAAACTGGCCGGAGAAACTGCCCTGAGGGAGTACGGGGAGCTTTTACCGGAGGATACCCTGGCCTCCATCAGAAAAAACAAGGTGGCCCTGAAGGGCCCCCTGACCACTCCCGTAGGCACCGGTTTCCGCAGTGTTAATGTGGCCCTGCGCAAGGAGTTTGATTTGTTCGCCAATCTCCGTCCTGCCCGTACATACCAGGGCGTCAAGTCGCGCTACGATAATGTGGATCTGGTGGTCGTCCGGGAAAATACCGAGGACCTGTATGCCGGTATCGAACACATGGTGGGCGAAGATGCGGCCGAAAGCATCAAGATTATCACCCGCCGGGGGGCGGAACGGATCGTCCGCTTTGCCTTTGAATATGCCGTGCGGGAAGGACGCAAAAAAGTGACTGTGGTCCATAAAGCCAACATCATGAAGTGCACCGACGGCCTGTTTCTGGCCGTGGCCCGGAAAGTGGCCGAAAATTACCCCCAAATTGAGTTTGAGGACCGCATTGTGGACAACATGTGCATGCAGCTGGTGCAAAAACCGGAGCTGTACGATGTGCTGGTGATGCCCAACCTCTACGGGGACATCATATCGGATCTCTGCGCCGGTCTGGTGGGCGGTCTGGGGATGGCCCCGGGGGCTAATATCGGCACCGATATAGCCATCTTTGAACCCGTTCACGGCAGTGCCCCCAAATACGCCGGGCAGAACAGGGTAAACCCCTCGGCCATGATTCTTTCCGCCGTTATGATGCTGAAGTACCTGGGTGAAAAGGAAGCGGCGGCCAGGGTGGAGCAGGCGCTGGCCGAAGTCATCAGCGAAGGACGTGTGGTGACCTACGACCTGGGAGGCAGCGCCAGCACCTCCGAAATGGCCGGGGCCATTGTAGACAAAATGAGCGGGTAA
- a CDS encoding 2-methylaconitate cis-trans isomerase PrpF family protein, with protein MREYEKIRCAIIRGGTSKGVFLLENDLPRDPETRDRVILAIFGSPDPRQINGLGGADSLTSKVAIIGRSSRPDADVDYTFGQVSITAPLVDYKGNCGNISSAVGPFAIDEGLVKAVEPVTTVRIFNTNTGKIIAAEVPVKDGRAVTEGDLAIDGVPGTGARITLNFLDSGGAVTGKLLPTGNLKDEITLSDGTRLTVSLVDAANPAVFFKAADLGLTGVELPDAINSNPQLLARIEEIRSIAAEMMGLAHRLEATAKSPAVPKIVFVSPPCAYRTSDGRVIEAGQIDLVARTMSMQKMHKAFAVTGGICTSTAAKLEGTVVSEVLGPSARRGKVVRLGHPSGTLEFEIEITRDAGGNPRLEKAAVARTARRIMDGFVYVPRRIFWPEV; from the coding sequence GTGCGGGAGTATGAAAAAATACGCTGCGCCATCATCCGGGGAGGAACCAGCAAAGGGGTTTTCCTGCTGGAAAACGACCTGCCCCGGGATCCTGAAACACGGGACCGGGTGATCCTGGCCATCTTCGGCAGTCCCGATCCCAGGCAAATTAACGGCCTGGGCGGGGCGGACTCTTTAACCAGCAAGGTGGCCATTATCGGGCGTTCCAGCAGGCCCGACGCCGATGTGGATTACACCTTCGGGCAGGTCAGCATTACAGCCCCCCTGGTGGATTATAAGGGCAACTGCGGCAATATTTCTTCCGCCGTAGGTCCTTTTGCCATCGACGAGGGCCTGGTCAAAGCAGTGGAGCCCGTAACCACGGTGCGCATCTTTAACACCAATACCGGGAAAATCATTGCGGCGGAAGTTCCCGTTAAGGATGGAAGGGCGGTCACCGAGGGTGACCTGGCCATCGACGGCGTGCCGGGTACCGGCGCCCGCATCACTTTGAACTTCCTGGATTCCGGAGGGGCGGTTACCGGTAAATTACTCCCGACCGGCAATTTAAAGGATGAAATAACCCTCTCCGACGGGACCAGGCTGACGGTGTCCCTGGTGGATGCCGCCAACCCGGCGGTCTTTTTTAAGGCCGCGGACCTGGGGCTGACCGGCGTGGAACTGCCGGATGCGATCAACAGCAACCCGCAGTTACTGGCCCGCATTGAAGAGATCCGGAGCATTGCCGCCGAAATGATGGGGCTGGCGCACCGGCTGGAGGCCACGGCGAAAAGCCCGGCGGTACCCAAGATCGTTTTTGTCTCCCCGCCCTGTGCATACAGAACCAGCGACGGCCGGGTCATCGAAGCCGGCCAGATTGACCTGGTGGCACGGACCATGTCCATGCAGAAGATGCACAAGGCCTTCGCCGTAACGGGTGGGATCTGCACGTCGACGGCAGCCAAGCTGGAGGGGACGGTGGTCAGCGAGGTCCTGGGTCCATCTGCCCGGCGGGGCAAAGTGGTCAGGTTGGGACATCCTTCGGGCACTTTGGAATTTGAAATCGAAATTACCCGCGATGCCGGCGGCAATCCGCGGTTGGAAAAAGCTGCGGTGGCCCGGACGGCCCGCCGCATCATGGATGGTTTTGTTTATGTGCCGCGCCGGATTTTCTGGCCGGAAGTTTAA
- a CDS encoding TRAP transporter large permease — protein MEAALLFSIFIILFLLHVPIALSLAISSVLVLALTTDFNLYMVAQKMFSALESPPLMAIPGFVLAGAVMAHGGISRYLIAALRAWVGHLRGGLSVVTILACMIFAAISGSSPATAAAIGGILIPAMVEAGYEKRYAMGLVAASGTLGILIPPSITFVLIGVTANESIGKLFMAGVLPGILLGGVLLITSIIYARLKNYGGEPKADWKTRWQCTWKAVPGFLLPVIILGSIYGGVCTPTEASIVSVFYALFVTIFIYREMTWNKFRSILREAIGITSMIFLIIPAAMTFAMYLTSEQIPAKIAQWIANSNLGVGMFWVAVLVMFFVMGTFLEAVSIVLITLPILIPIIKHLDISMIHFAVAMVVSMELAMITPPVGLNLFVVGGIARERLEEVVKGVLPFIAVMILTLICLVLFPKISLYLPSLMR, from the coding sequence ATGGAGGCAGCCCTACTCTTTAGTATTTTCATCATTTTGTTCCTTTTGCATGTACCCATTGCCCTGAGCCTGGCCATTTCCAGTGTCCTGGTTTTAGCCTTAACTACGGACTTCAACCTGTACATGGTGGCCCAGAAGATGTTTTCCGCCCTGGAGTCTCCCCCGCTTATGGCTATTCCCGGTTTTGTCCTGGCCGGTGCCGTTATGGCCCACGGGGGGATTTCCCGGTACCTGATTGCCGCCTTGCGGGCCTGGGTCGGTCACCTGCGGGGAGGGCTTTCGGTAGTAACCATCCTGGCCTGCATGATCTTTGCCGCCATTTCGGGTTCCAGCCCAGCCACCGCTGCCGCCATCGGAGGCATTCTTATACCGGCCATGGTAGAGGCCGGGTATGAGAAGCGTTACGCCATGGGGCTGGTGGCTGCTTCCGGCACCCTGGGTATTTTGATCCCGCCCAGCATTACCTTTGTGCTCATCGGGGTAACGGCTAATGAGTCCATCGGTAAACTGTTTATGGCTGGTGTGTTACCAGGCATTTTACTGGGCGGCGTACTCCTGATAACATCTATCATTTATGCACGCCTGAAAAATTACGGCGGTGAGCCCAAGGCCGACTGGAAAACCAGGTGGCAATGTACCTGGAAAGCCGTTCCCGGGTTTTTGCTACCTGTGATCATTCTGGGCAGCATTTACGGCGGGGTCTGTACACCGACAGAAGCTTCAATTGTATCCGTCTTTTACGCCCTTTTTGTGACCATCTTTATTTATCGTGAAATGACCTGGAACAAATTTCGCTCCATCCTCAGGGAAGCCATTGGCATTACTTCGATGATCTTCTTGATTATTCCTGCAGCCATGACGTTTGCCATGTATTTAACCAGTGAACAGATTCCCGCTAAAATTGCTCAATGGATCGCCAATAGCAATTTGGGGGTGGGTATGTTCTGGGTGGCTGTTCTGGTAATGTTTTTTGTTATGGGTACTTTCCTGGAAGCAGTTTCTATCGTACTTATTACCCTCCCCATTTTGATACCGATAATTAAACACCTGGATATCAGTATGATCCATTTTGCCGTAGCTATGGTGGTAAGTATGGAACTGGCCATGATCACGCCTCCGGTAGGGTTGAACCTGTTCGTGGTAGGCGGTATTGCCCGGGAGCGTCTGGAAGAAGTCGTCAAGGGTGTATTGCCATTTATAGCCGTTATGATCCTTACCCTTATATGCCTGGTTTTATTCCCGAAAATTTCCCTTTACCTGCCCTCGCTAATGCGCTAA
- a CDS encoding TRAP transporter small permease produces the protein MSRLQRIYSVFEEAIAGIFFFAGVTLIFYGVISRYVFKNPLFWVDEISTYILVWGCILGWSIAQRDGRHIRVSLLYNYMPRKVQHYVSIFASIASILFCLFLTYVGYVLETKYLHTGQRSLNTQFPLWAVYFFVPIASFMLCIRYIEELYHLLKNGGKDRLVAGCGKTEDGQKGVMSHHGGSPTL, from the coding sequence ATGAGCCGTCTCCAGCGTATTTATTCCGTCTTCGAGGAGGCCATTGCCGGTATCTTTTTCTTTGCGGGAGTAACCCTGATCTTTTACGGGGTAATCAGCCGCTATGTGTTTAAAAACCCCCTGTTTTGGGTGGACGAGATCTCTACTTATATACTCGTCTGGGGGTGTATTCTGGGCTGGAGCATCGCCCAGCGGGACGGGCGTCACATCCGGGTTAGTCTTTTATACAATTATATGCCGCGAAAAGTACAACACTATGTGAGTATCTTTGCCAGTATTGCCAGCATTTTGTTCTGCCTGTTCCTGACTTACGTGGGATACGTTTTGGAAACCAAGTATCTGCATACAGGACAGCGGTCCTTAAATACGCAGTTTCCCTTGTGGGCGGTGTACTTTTTTGTTCCCATTGCGTCTTTTATGCTTTGCATCCGGTATATTGAAGAGTTGTACCACCTTTTAAAAAATGGGGGAAAGGACAGGCTGGTGGCGGGGTGCGGGAAAACCGAGGATGGACAGAAAGGAGTAATGTCGCATCATGGAGGCAGCCCTACTCTTTAG
- a CDS encoding TRAP transporter substrate-binding protein, translated as MRKRNYLLSLLALLTLFTLLLAGCGGKKEAAQNQSTEKIVAKFSHVTAPGTPKGLAAQKFADLVKERTNGRVEIQVFPSSQLYGDKDEFEALQANNVQFIAPSAGKLISFDQRFQIGDMPFLFKDNQGAARFWDSEAGKKLLRSLESQGMIGLTAWPNGMRQFMNSKKELKTPEDFKGLKFRIPAGGVLVDIFQALGAGTANIPFSEVYTALQQKVVDGTIATFDNIENEKYAEVLNYLTVANVNNLSYIVIVNKQFWDSLPPDIRETVEQCLKEATEYERQLADQLDQESLAKLKQKIKVHELTPEERQAFVEAMQPVWAKYEPVIGKELFEEAKKLNQ; from the coding sequence ATGAGAAAGCGGAACTACTTGCTTTCCCTGTTAGCTTTGTTGACCTTGTTCACACTTTTACTGGCAGGTTGTGGCGGCAAAAAAGAAGCGGCTCAAAACCAGTCTACTGAAAAAATAGTGGCTAAGTTCAGTCACGTTACTGCTCCGGGCACACCTAAGGGTCTTGCTGCGCAAAAGTTTGCGGACCTGGTAAAGGAGCGTACCAACGGGCGGGTAGAAATTCAGGTATTTCCGTCCTCCCAGTTGTATGGCGATAAAGATGAGTTTGAAGCCCTTCAAGCCAATAACGTCCAGTTTATCGCCCCATCCGCCGGTAAGTTAATCAGTTTCGACCAGCGATTCCAGATTGGGGACATGCCTTTCCTGTTTAAAGATAACCAGGGGGCGGCCAGATTTTGGGATAGTGAAGCAGGTAAGAAGTTGTTGCGAAGTCTGGAAAGCCAGGGCATGATCGGCCTTACCGCCTGGCCCAACGGCATGCGGCAGTTCATGAACAGCAAAAAGGAATTAAAAACACCTGAAGATTTTAAAGGTCTGAAGTTCCGGATTCCCGCCGGCGGTGTATTGGTCGATATTTTCCAGGCACTGGGTGCGGGAACCGCCAACATTCCGTTTAGTGAAGTTTATACCGCCCTTCAACAAAAAGTTGTCGATGGAACTATTGCTACCTTTGACAACATCGAAAACGAAAAATATGCCGAAGTCCTGAATTATCTTACTGTAGCTAATGTCAACAATCTTTCCTATATCGTGATTGTAAACAAACAATTTTGGGATAGCCTCCCACCGGATATTCGGGAAACTGTTGAACAGTGCCTGAAGGAAGCGACTGAATATGAGCGGCAATTGGCCGATCAGCTGGACCAGGAAAGCCTGGCTAAATTGAAGCAGAAAATCAAGGTGCACGAGTTAACTCCGGAAGAACGCCAGGCTTTCGTGGAGGCCATGCAGCCGGTATGGGCCAAGTACGAACCTGTCATTGGTAAGGAGCTCTTTGAGGAAGCGAAAAAGTTGAATCAATAA